A window of the Eulemur rufifrons isolate Redbay chromosome 6, OSU_ERuf_1, whole genome shotgun sequence genome harbors these coding sequences:
- the ARL2 gene encoding ADP-ribosylation factor-like protein 2 isoform X2 has protein sequence MGLLTILKKMKQKERELRLLMLGLDNAGKTTILKKFNGEDIDTISPTLGFNIKTLEHRGFKLNIWDVGGQKSLRSYWRNYFESTDGLIWVVDSADRQRMQDCQRELQSLLVEEALELDSIRSHHWCIQGCSAVTGENLLPGIDWLLDDISSRIFTAD, from the exons ATGGGGCTTTTGACCATTCTGAAGAAGATGAAGCAGAAAGAGCGGGAGCTGCGATTGCTTATGCT CGGCCTGGACAATGCCGGAAAAACAACCATTCTCAAGAAGTTCAATGGGGAAGACATCGACACCATCTCCCCGACATTGGGGTTCAACATCAAGACGCTGGAGCACCGAGG atTCAAGCTGAACATCTGGGACGTGGGCGGCCAGAAGTCCTTGCGGTCCTACTGGAGGAACTACTTTGAGAGCACCGACGGCCTCATCTGGGTGGTGGACAGCGCCGACCGCCAGCGCATGCAGGACTGCCAGAGGGAGCTCCAGAGCCTGCTGGTGGAGGAG gccctggagcTGGACTCCATCCGCAGCCACCACTGGTGCATCCAGGGCTGCAGTGCCGTGACCGGGGAGAACCTGCTGCCTGGCATCGACTGGCTCCTGGATGACATTTCCAGCCGCATATTCACAGCTGACTGA
- the BATF2 gene encoding basic leucine zipper transcriptional factor ATF-like 2, translating to MHLCGGDGLLTGTDPEEHQRQLKKKQKNRAAAQRSRQKHMDKADALHQQHESLEKHNHTLRKEIQALQAELAWWSRTLHMHERLCCMDCASCLAPGSPDCWDQTEKLLVPTPHGKQGCQEQPGLFQSPVCSPPAQQLSPGPQPHDSPGLLSCPLLSLSLDTAVVTAPPAQLSPSPVLSASPTGYSLLESSSKLSALLPSPTAQPDPLQPLGLEHSTGGRLGSSPHNPSPALRLACQQSREHGPAFSTADWQGLSVDPSPHPLLAFPLLSSAQVHF from the exons ATGCACCTCTGCGGGGGCGATGGGCTGCTGACCGGGACA GACCCTGAGGAGCATCAGAGGCAgctgaagaagaaacagaagaaccGGGCAGCCGCCCAGCGCAGCCGACAGAAGCACATGGACAAGGCAGACGCCCTGCACCAG CAGCACGAGTCCCTGGAAAAACACAACCACACCCTGCGGAAGGAGATCCAGGCCCTGCAGGCAGAGCTGGCATGGTGGAGCCGGACGCTGCACATGCATGAGCGCCTGTGCTGCATGGACTGTGCTTCCTGCTTGGCTCCAGGGTCCCCGGACTGCTGGGACCAGACTGAGAAGCTCCTGGTCCCCACCCCCCATGGAAAACAGGGCTGCCAGGAGCAGCCAGGCTTATTCCAGAGTCCAGTCTGTTCTCCCCCAGCTCAGCAACTCTCTCCGGGTCCACAGCCTCATGATTCCCCTGGTCTCCTCTCATGCCCTCTGCTCTCACTGTCCCTTGACACCGCTGTGGTTACTGCACCTCCTGCCCAGCTGTCACCCAGCCCTGTCCTGTCTGCCTCACCCACTGGCTACAGCCTGCTGGAGTCTTCCTCTAAGCTCAGtgccctcctgcccagccccacagccCAACCTGACCCTCTACAGCCCCTCGGGCTGGAGCACTCCACCGGGGGCAGGCTGGGGTCCTCTCCCCACAACCCTTCCCCTGCTCTGAGGCTTGCGTGTCAGCAGAGCAGGGAGCATGGGCCTGCTTTCTCTACAGCAGATTGGCAAGGGCTGAGTGTGgatcccagcccccaccctctaCTGGCCTTCCCTCTGCTCTCCTCTGCTCAAGTCCACTTCTAA
- the ARL2 gene encoding ADP-ribosylation factor-like protein 2 isoform X1: protein MGLLTILKKMKQKERELRLLMLGLDNAGKTTILKKFNGEDIDTISPTLGFNIKTLEHRGFKLNIWDVGGQKSLRSYWRNYFESTDGLIWVVDSADRQRMQDCQRELQSLLVEERLAGATLLIFANKQDLPGALSSNAIREALELDSIRSHHWCIQGCSAVTGENLLPGIDWLLDDISSRIFTAD from the exons ATGGGGCTTTTGACCATTCTGAAGAAGATGAAGCAGAAAGAGCGGGAGCTGCGATTGCTTATGCT CGGCCTGGACAATGCCGGAAAAACAACCATTCTCAAGAAGTTCAATGGGGAAGACATCGACACCATCTCCCCGACATTGGGGTTCAACATCAAGACGCTGGAGCACCGAGG atTCAAGCTGAACATCTGGGACGTGGGCGGCCAGAAGTCCTTGCGGTCCTACTGGAGGAACTACTTTGAGAGCACCGACGGCCTCATCTGGGTGGTGGACAGCGCCGACCGCCAGCGCATGCAGGACTGCCAGAGGGAGCTCCAGAGCCTGCTGGTGGAGGAG CGTTTGGCCGGAGCAACCCTCCTCATCTTTGCCAACAAGCAGGACCTGCCTGGAGCACTGTCCTCTAACGCCATCCGAGAG gccctggagcTGGACTCCATCCGCAGCCACCACTGGTGCATCCAGGGCTGCAGTGCCGTGACCGGGGAGAACCTGCTGCCTGGCATCGACTGGCTCCTGGATGACATTTCCAGCCGCATATTCACAGCTGACTGA